The Triticum aestivum cultivar Chinese Spring chromosome 5A, IWGSC CS RefSeq v2.1, whole genome shotgun sequence genomic sequence gggagtagtacatgtGAACCGGTCCAATTTATAGTTGGATCCTCAACATCAGATATGTACATCAAACACACTTTTCATCTTTTGCCCGCATACTTCAGCATGACTGCAGAAAAATAACGCAGCATGACTGCTACATGGTGGAAACCATGCCTGTACAATGCAGTCCAAAGAGTTACATGATTGTTTCAAGTATATATAAATTCACAAAACGATAATAGTACACTCGTGACAGAAAGAATAAACAGTCAAATCAAAAATTGCAACTGTGCAATACTGAAAAAAAAATGTAATACAACTGCCCAAGAGTTATTATTGGAGAAATTATGCATACCATTCAAAATGCTGATGAAGTCAAATCTTGCTGGAACAATATGTTTTTCCAATTTGAAATATTTAGTTTAGCTTCACTTGAGATGTGTTGTCTCCAAAGTGATTTACAGCTGAATGGTATGTTAAAGTATGTTGACAAGCCTTGTCTTGTAGTTTTCGGCATTTTCTCTGGATTTTCTAAGCCTTTTCATATGACAGAGAAGAAATTGAACCTGAACAGATCCTTGTTATTTCATTTATTTCTGATCACTAACAAGAAAAATTCAACCTGAACAGATTCTCCGTTGGCTCTTACCATCATCAGCTGTCCATAGGACAGAGAAGAAATTGAACACCAATATTGAAAAGCTGGGCAAGAAAGTGCTTGCGATTGTACAGCGGGGACGGGAACAAGTTCTTATACAAATGGACTGGCAGCGACATGATTGGATAAGTAAATTTTCCGGGAGTCCGTCCACTAACTCTGGTAGCCTGGGAAACCTAGAGCAGGAAAAGATGGAGTTGATTGATATTTTGACTGACAGCCAAAGCTCCAGCACTGTTGTTGCCATAGTTGGGTGCTGTGGAATTGGCAAGACTACATTGGCACGAAAGGTATATGATGATTGCTACACGAGAAATGTTTTCAATACAACTATATGGGTAGATGGTTCCATAGAGTCAACTGGTCCGGGATTACTGTCCGCGGTTGTACGTGCCGCTGGTGGGAAACCTGGAGCAGAAGAACAAAGTAGGGAGAAAATTATGGACATGTTGGCTGTAATGCTTGAAGGGAAGAGATTCTTACTGGTTCTTGATGATATATCCAGTCACCATAACCATGATAGTTTCCTTGAAGACCGCTCGTTTGTAAAGCATGGAAGCCGAATCCTGATCACAACGCGAGACCAGAGTGTTGCAGCAGGAATGAATCGTAGCTACATTCATAATATGCAGGAATGGCCATTCCAAGACTTCTGGACTCTGCTCTGTGCTAGTGCTGGCCTGGACAAGGAACATGATCAGGAGAACTTGAGGGAAATTGTGATAACAATTATCCAGAGGTGTAACAAGGTCCCACTGGCTATCAAGATTATCGGCGGTGTCCTAGCAACCAAGGACCCAACACAGGCGGAGTGGCAGCAGGTTAATGAAAGTGAACTGTGGTCCTTGGATCTGGAGGACATTCCTGGTGGGATGAAGAAACTGAGTGGGCCTGTCTACATGGCATACAGTAATTTGCCATACCGTTTGAAGCTATGTTTCCTTTACTGCCTGCAGCTCCCAGAAGGCTTTGTGATTAGCCAGCATGTTGTTACTCAGATGTGGATAGCAGAGGGCTTTATCATCGATGAAGAAAATGACTGTGATCCTCAAGATATCGCAGACCGCTTTTACAGGGAGCTGGTACTCACAAACCTTCTGGAGCCTGAGATTGGCTCTGctgacatgacaagatgcacagTACATGGATGTGTCAGGTCAGTTTTGCAACTCTTAATTAAGCACCGGTGGTTTGGGAAGAACAAGTGGGCATCTAGTATTGAAGAAGCAGGAAATATGACAAGGTTCAGGACAGTTATCTGCAAGAATCCCTTGGCTGACCGTGGCCTGGACAAAGTGTTTATGGGGCGGAGATATTTGAGGGTGTTGGACCTTACTGGCACCGGTATTAGGCACATTCCAGGGTCAATAGCACTTCTCCATCACCTTAGGCTCTTAAATCTTTCTCTGACTCAAATCATGGAGCTTCCAGAGTCCATTGAGAGCCTCAGAAATCTGCAATTCTTGCTCCTCCGGTGTTGCAATGGGCTTCATTCTCTGCCAGAGGGGATCGGTAAGCTGCACGACTTGCAGTGCCTCGATCTCGAAGGATCAGTGCCACAGCTTTTCTTGCCAAGCTTGGTAGGCTTGAAGCAGCTAACTACTCTGCGTGGTTTCATAGTGAACCACAAGGAAGTAACTGAGAAAGATGTCAGTGGGTGGCCGTTGGAAGACCTGGAACATATGAACTCTTTGAGAAGCCTCCAGATACTGAAGATAGACAGAGTTGTGCAGTTTACCAGGGCACAAGAAGCTGCACTGGAGATGAAGTCTCACCTCACACAGCTTGATCTATGTGGTAGCACCAGTGATATGCATCTGCACGTACCAGCGGCAGAAGCTAGAAGGCTCCATGGAGTTCTCAACAGTCTCTGCCCTCCCGGATGCCTGGAGTCTCTCAAAATAGCAAGTTACCACGGGCGATTATTTCCAGATTGGTTACTGCAGCTCCCCAGTCTCCAACGGCTGGTTCTTGCAGATTGCAAATTCTGTGAGAGCCTCCCTTGTCTCGGACAGCTACCTCAACTCAAGTTTCTCACCATAACCAGCTGTTCCAAGTTGCGCACCATTCAGCGAGGTTGGTACACAAAACCAGCATTTCTGAAGCTAGAGCATCTCCATGTAGATGACATGGACAAGTTGGAGTCATGGACGGGATTCCAAACTGGTGACTTTCCTTCCCTAATCAAGTTTCATCTAGATAGCTGCCCCAACATAGAGTCACTCCCAGCTTGCCTTGAGTACTCCAAACAACTGACAAGCATGAAGGTTGTTGCTGCTGGTAGCCTCATAGTAATTGGCAACCTACCCATGCTCAAAGAGTTAATTGTGCAAGACAGCAAAACTCTTACTTCTGTCTCCAATCTTCCATCACTTGAAGTCCTGATGGTCATTGGCTGCTCCAGGCTGCAAGATGTGAAGGGACTCAGATGTGTAAAGCACCTCCGCATAGTAGACAGAGAGCTCACAAGGCTTCCAGATTGGTTGACAGGGCACGCTTCAGTGCTACAGACATTGACTGTATTTGGCACGGAGGAACTGCTTGGCATGTTAGTTCCCAGTGGCAAAGATTGGCCGGCCATTCGTGACATCGAAAAAGTTTATGGTAACCTGACTGATGGATCTCCATTCTTCACATACACAAAGAAGATGGGCGATTTCCAAGCATTTGGAGAGCAACGAGATCTTGTTGTCAGGTCAGTAGTTGACCATCAATTGGAGGGCTGGTCTTCACATTTCATAGCTAGGAGTTTTATCTCTCGAATCAGCATGCACAATACCATCAAATGGTATTTGATTCCTCTGCTTGCCACTGCCCTGGTGCTTTTGCTGTCCATGGTTGAGGAGATTAAAGTCATAGGAGTCTTCCTCGTCTTCTTCGCTATCATAGCATGCTTTTGGTGTCTTTACTTCTTCAGTATCTGTAAAGCTTCGAACTAAGATTGGAAGAAACAAAACCATGTGGAAAGGAAAGGATCGAATATTTCAGTGGTACATATACTCATTGTAAATTTGCCTGTGTTGTCTGCTAAAGGGTGCTGCTTGTGGGGTAATGGCTTACCATGTActcactccgttccaaaataagtgtaggGGAATACAAGGCATTAACCCATTGGGGGGGGGAGGCAGTAGCCGATGTATACATCAAGCGCTGACGTTTTCTGGGATATTACCCTGTGTACTGTGTAGAAAATAAAAGAATATACATGCTTTCTCTATCCAGTCATGCTGCTGCTGCATTCGACGAAAAAAAGACAGGGGAGGAAGCTGAATCACTATTGGAAACAATATGCTGTTCCTCATAATCTACTCAAGATTTATTTTTCCACTCACAAGCTCTCTGCATATTGGCAACATTGTCTGATTGTCACATGCCAAGGATGAGAGGAGAAAGAAATGCAAGTATAAAAGAGAAAGTTAATGCTTCAAGTCAGTCAAGCCTACTAGGGGGAAGAGAGAGACACCTAGCTACAGTCCACCATGCACCATGGACAAAGTAACCCCTCCCTCTCATGGACCAAGTGTACAGAACAGATTAGACTAAATGCCTTCAGTTATGGGTGATTTGTTCATGGCCTTGAGCCTGTTTAAGAACACCCTATGGGTACATGtactttaatactccctccgttccaaaataattgaagttctacGATTTTTCTTAGTCAAACTttttttaagtttgaccaagtctatTGAAAAATCCGCAAAGACCTACAATATTAAATACTAGTATGCatacacgtgcaatgcacgtcttaaagTTAGTGAGTGATTTTGGCACAAAGCTTAGGCTAGTAAATAGATTAGGGTTTAATCTTTGCAAGGGGCGACGCTTCATCTTCATGTtttgatctttcgagcttcgatcGTCCAAAAGTTCGTTTGTCGATAAATTAGATGGATCTTCGACGTATAATTCTACTGGCTCCTTGGGGTGGCAATGTTATGGTTTCTCATTATGCATACGCAACGACAAAATTTGGTGTCTACTTCTTTGGATCAGTTAAGGGTCCttagggcacgtgcatgaagacttttcGTTTGTCATCGATAAGGTTAAGTTAGGTCTTGTATGAAAATAATGGCAATAGCGTTAGCGGCTCATTCTGACAACGATAATGGTCGTTCGGTTGTCCAAATATCTCATTTTAAATTTTGTTCTGTTTGTTGTATATCGGATGAACCTTTATGATAATAGATCCGTGTTATTTAAAAGTAATTCTTATTACTTGGCGACAAAGAGCGAAGCTAAACATAGATACAGAAAATTTTATCCATGTACAAACCCATTTTATTTATAAAATATTAATTTCCTGTCTCCCTGTTTTCTTGGCAGGCTATCTCGAGGGGCTCGTCCGTACCAGGTCACGAGCACACGATGCATGGGGCCCTTTTTTCAGGAGGGAGAGCGGGATGCTTCTGGAGTAAGCTGATGCTACTGTGCACTGCGAATCCTGATCATCTCAGCCGCTAGATTTAGAAAATCAACGGTTCCGATCAAGGCTTTGAGTTCAATTCAAAACTGGTATACTATATAGGAGTATAGATATATaatatgaaaattcatttcataatgaatctaatgaAGTAAATTTTATTTTGTAGATGCTGATAAGTTTTATATAGACTTGGTAAAACTTAATGAAGTTTGACTTAGGATAGGACAATCCTAaaacttcaattattttgaaacggaggaagtacatctCTTCCATTTGAATGAACTCTCTAACCCTCAAGGGTGACCTAGTGCTACTTTTCTGTCGAGGAATGCCATAAACTCTGTGAAGGGATCCATGCTACCGAGGTTACAACATAAGCACGACTATCCGAAAGACCAATTGATTCCGTCACCGGGGACATGGTCGTAAGCTTGGACTCTTCGCCTTACCTGGATTACGCCTCCCATCAAGAGTTCAGGCAAAACCATGTTAAGAAACATCGTTGCCCGACTTCCGCAAGTATACCACAGCTTGTTCCGAGGATAATGTATATGCCTCTTTAATATTTGCATCTCCCAATGCTTGCTTGCTCCAAAGCATCTGGACTTTGTTACCACAACAGGCACCAATGGCCAATATATATAATTATCAAGAATAATATGAGATATCCATATAGGTATTGTATTACAAGTTTACAACGGGCATCACTCCTACCATAAAAACAGTAATTTAATCTAGTTTTTTTCCAGTAGAAATGAGTAACACAGACAGAAAGGGCCTTCTAGTTATAAAGGAAATATTGTGTACTAACACTGGCACTGCCTATTGTATGGTTCTGTTGCAAAGGGCCTATTAAGCAAAATTAAAGGACAAACCTATCGACCTAAAGCTAAGAATGGCACTCTTCATGCACTGGGCACTCAAGATGAAATAAGCTTCTGTTTCTCCTCATCATACTCAGCACTGTCACTTTCATCCTTAAGTTCCTCCGATGCCGTTTCATGCTGAGCTGATGCAATATTTCCTTTTGCAGTAACTGATTGCTGATAGAGTACTCCACCAGCAAGAGTGAACAGCAGGCTAACCAAACCAAATGCACTGGCGTGCTTGTCCCAGATCGTCACATTGATTGCCACCGTGAGGAACTTGTTCACAACCCCAGTCACCGTGAATGCCGTGGCTGAGATTGCTTTCCTAGCCGCAAAGCCAAAGAAGCTGATGAGTAACCCAAACAAGCATGACAATGCCACCGCGACAAAGGCATCGAGCTGGAACCAACCCTCAACCCGTGATTCGACTGCTGAGAAGACCGACTTGTGCTCCCCTGTCAAAAACCAAAAGATGGGGGATATCATCAAGGAAAGAAGGTTGTTATACAGCACAAAACCCCATGTGTTTAGACCCAGATTCGTCACAATATGCTTGATGTACACCATCTCAGCTGTTATTGTCACCAGATAGGCAAGCGCCCAAGAGTATGCTGTGAGGCTGAATGCAGAATCTGTTATCACATAGCCAACCGCTCCTCCCAATATGATAACAAGGGATGAAAATGTGAGCTTGGAAGGGCATGGTTGCTTCCGGAAGGTTGTGTCAGCAATAGCAACCAAAAGCGGAGTCAAGGATCTGAAAACTATGAACGTGTCCACATTGGCATGAACAAGGAGGTTTGTGTTTGTAAATATGGCGAGGTAGAAGACAATAGCAGCAGGTGCAAATTTCTTGGCAGTCTCCAGGTTGAAGGGGTCATGGCAGAGAAAGCCTAGCTTTCCAAGGGCCCAAACACCAGCAGCAGATGTCAAGTACTGTAGCGTTGTCAGGAGGCCGGGGTAATTGAACTTTGTGACGGCATACTTGTTAATGATCGCCAGCAAGCTCGAGCACAAGGCATAGCCTATCACAAGGCTGCTGGTTGCATAGTGTTGCTTCGCCATGAGACCAGATTATTCGCCTGAAATTGGTTCAGTAATGACACACATGAGATACCAAACCATACATTATTATTCTAATGGAACTGCAAGATATCCCAAGTATTCTTCGACTTATTTTGCCTCTAAGAGAACTAGTTAGATATTTTGACATGACTCGTAGTATATTTTTATCGGATGTCCCCAAAGGGACTCTTAATGACGCATAATTACACACAAGTATGCACCTGTTAAATTAGTACTACCTGGCCACCAAATATAACTAAGATGGCCACATCAACAACATGACGCATTAGAAAAATCAACAGGCAGCAAGAGTTTAAGGCGCCTAGCATGATCTTAGACAATTTTCTCCCCTAATGTCTTGGCAGTTCTTGCTTATGATCACATTTGTCAGCAGATTAAAGCAATGCAGTGTGTTTCACTTGCGCGTGAATCATGAGAGTATAGCTAGAGAATACCAGGGCACTAAAGCTAAAATGGTGCTCTGCTCACCAAAGTCTGATCCGGACCAACAGAATATCTCAGTTGAGGACAAGTGATTCAACACGTGTGTAGTATGAGTTCATATAAGCGTCTTTGCACAGCCATGCCCCCCATATGCCTATGTATCCCAATTAGTGGGCTAGGCATTAATTACTGCAGAATCGGTTTGACACTAATTACTGCAAAAGCCGTGCTACTGGTACTGACTACTGCTAGTATACTGCAGAAtgggtactactactagtactagaagtGCAAGAAGCTCCTAAGATGAGGCACCCTAAGTTTCCGACGAACAGAGCAAAAGGGCAAACACCACAAAACAGCGCGTTCGTTTAGGGGGGATCTGCCACACGATCTCCGGTTGGCTGCACACAAACAAATAACAAAAGGAATGGAGACAAGAAACCATCAGCTTCCGTCCTCCGCGTCGCGCCCTGACCAAGGTTCTGGGGGGCAACCGCGCTAAGATCACACAGGCAATGAGTCATGGTAGTAACAGTAACCCCCaagatttttctttttctcttgGCTTTTCTTTCTTTCTGCGAGGTCTTGGCTTCTCAGCTGAGCCAAGAATCTATTCGCCACATCAAGGGCGAGCGATTCCGGCCCCCGATCTTATTATCTCACGGCCAGGTCCCCCGCCCCGTTCCCCGGGATTTCTCGGATGCGGATTAGCAACGACAGGAAGAGAAGGGGTGTTGACGGAGAACAGTTTCCAGATCAGAAATCCAACCCAAGAAGGAAGCGAGCCACACAGCGGAGCAGAGAGGGGAAGAAGATGGGCGTACGTACGGGGGGAGGTCAGGACGCGCGGCAGCGTCCACCCTTGCCTCCGGCTCCGGGCTTGTGCAAAGCCCGCAATGCTACGCGCGTGTGTGGCTGTGTGCTGTGTCGGTGTGTGTGGCGGAGAGGGATTTATACGtcaggggaagaagaagaggaaaaagaaggagGAGATTTTTTGGAACGAAAACAAAGCATTTAACGCAGCACAGAGGTCCATCCCCGTCGTCGAGACTCGAGACAAAACGATTACATCAAGTCAAGGAAAAAACTGCACGAAATTGATGGCGCGGGCACGGGAGTAGGGCTACTTCCTCAACTTTCCATTTCCTTGTACTCTCCCATTACTCCAAGCAAAGTACTACCTCTCTATGGCTCTCTATGGGTTtattaggccttccactatgtgATCAGTGCCCGGTACATTAAAATATTACAGATTAGGCATCGATGCTCTGAGAAATTTCTATGGCACAGGTCACACTATGTGCCTTCGCAGCCCATAGAAAAGTGGGACCACATGTATACATAAAAAATGAAGCAAGACAGCTTTCCCTCAATCCTTCGTACGAGTTCTCTAGTCCTCCTCTGTCTCATCCCGTCGATCCTTCACAGTTTAACATATTTTATTGCAATGCTAGAAGTGGGCATCGATGCACCAACTTGCTCCGGTTCCCTGGAAAAATATTATGACACCGGCTGGGCAATGGAGGGCATCGGTGCCAAATGAACCAAAAGTGTATTTGGCACcacttttggcctacatagtggagggccttaGTTCCCTTTATATTGTactagatgactcgttgcgccAATAGCGCATGCGCAAAGGGCAAGAGGGAGCCAACAATTGTGAGAATATTTAGACACCCAAGTCAAAAACCAAATGTGGCCAACAATCCTGCATCCTCTGCTTGGAAGACGCCTTTTCTCACCGGATCTAACATAAAGAGCAAATCTCAGAGAAAATATAAAGCATGAAAGGCTTTAAGTTATACTATTGAGACCATACCACCATATCTTCATTTAGTTAATTTGAAATCTAAAGGTCTAAGAGGAGGGTACATGTGAGAAGCTATGAATCCATAACAAAAAACTAAACTAACTTCCAAACAAACATTTCAAGTTTGGAAGCCATAAAGAAGCAGCCCAGATCTCTCGTTGTAGTGCAGGTACATGTCATTAATCCTGCATCCACGTCCCATAATTTTTCAGCACCTAAATCCACGAAATCCAACCGGAGGAAATCATGGCAGAAACATGCGCCGTGGCTTACGTGATTATATTAGTGAAAAAACAGAGGCAAATACAAAACAGAGGCAAACATTGCTCATTGCTCGGCTACCAAATTATTTGGCCCCGTGAAAAAATATATGACGAAGGGAGCAACTGGGTATGATAAAGCTATGAAGTATGGAGTATAAACCAAGTACAAAATATTGTTTTGCTACTTTACCATTTTAACTCTGCAAGTGTTCATACTATGTACTGATAACCTAGAATAAACTAAACCACAATTAGAGTTATGATTCAATACCACACTCACCGGGGTGAAACTTTCATACTCAAATCTGTAAACTTCTTAAGTATCTATCTTTTATTATCTATTGATTATTGCACAATCGAATAATATAAATACAAGACCCATTCTTCCTGAAGAACTGAACTGTCATTGACAATGGAGAGTGTTACAAAACTACAGATAACTAATAAACAGTCTGGTAACGTAAAAACTGCCAGTATCTTGTCTCCAGATACCAAGAAAGGAGCATAGTTCAACTTAAATACGTCCACAGATTATACAACTGGCCAATGGAACAAATAGTGAACTTGTTATATGTAAACACCTTCAGCATAGATCATGCGACGCCCCATTCACCAGTGTGACTCCAAAGTGAAAAGTAGTGTAATCTTAAACACAAGTAACTTAATTGGTCCCATTTATTCTCCCTTCTTTTTGTGCTGGTCCTTGCTGATATTTCAGTGCCTTCCTTGATCGATCAGTGAGCAGAGAGAGCATTTAGATTAGTCAAAGAGTGAGCTCAGAACAGTAGCAAGAGAGCTCTCCTCACGCAATTCTCTCCCTATTTATAGTTGCACTACACATCAGGGGAGAGGAACAACACATGTAGATCATCAACTTAGTCTACACTCGTCAGTTCTGCAATCTGAGAAATAAA encodes the following:
- the LOC123103484 gene encoding putative disease resistance RPP13-like protein 1 → MADVSPSLSRAVATRPPRRRRPTTGTPQPPAETATDRKSKVTGAEARATSRKATTAWLVAYQEAAYAWDDAVDDLEAHVEKEKEQQPSPEGARRSSILRWLLPSSAVHRTEKKLNTNIEKLGKKVLAIVQRGREQVLIQMDWQRHDWISKFSGSPSTNSGSLGNLEQEKMELIDILTDSQSSSTVVAIVGCCGIGKTTLARKVYDDCYTRNVFNTTIWVDGSIESTGPGLLSAVVRAAGGKPGAEEQSREKIMDMLAVMLEGKRFLLVLDDISSHHNHDSFLEDRSFVKHGSRILITTRDQSVAAGMNRSYIHNMQEWPFQDFWTLLCASAGLDKEHDQENLREIVITIIQRCNKVPLAIKIIGGVLATKDPTQAEWQQVNESELWSLDLEDIPGGMKKLSGPVYMAYSNLPYRLKLCFLYCLQLPEGFVISQHVVTQMWIAEGFIIDEENDCDPQDIADRFYRELVLTNLLEPEIGSADMTRCTVHGCVRSVLQLLIKHRWFGKNKWASSIEEAGNMTRFRTVICKNPLADRGLDKVFMGRRYLRVLDLTGTGIRHIPGSIALLHHLRLLNLSLTQIMELPESIESLRNLQFLLLRCCNGLHSLPEGIGKLHDLQCLDLEGSVPQLFLPSLVGLKQLTTLRGFIVNHKEVTEKDVSGWPLEDLEHMNSLRSLQILKIDRVVQFTRAQEAALEMKSHLTQLDLCGSTSDMHLHVPAAEARRLHGVLNSLCPPGCLESLKIASYHGRLFPDWLLQLPSLQRLVLADCKFCESLPCLGQLPQLKFLTITSCSKLRTIQRGWYTKPAFLKLEHLHVDDMDKLESWTGFQTGDFPSLIKFHLDSCPNIESLPACLEYSKQLTSMKVVAAGSLIVIGNLPMLKELIVQDSKTLTSVSNLPSLEVLMVIGCSRLQDVKGLRCVKHLRIVDRELTRLPDWLTGHASVLQTLTVFGTEELLGMLVPSGKDWPAIRDIEKVYGNLTDGSPFFTYTKKMGDFQAFGEQRDLVVRSVVDHQLEGWSSHFIARSFISRISMHNTIKWYLIPLLATALVLLLSMVEEIKVIGVFLVFFAIIACFWCLYFFSICKASN
- the LOC123103485 gene encoding GDP-fucose transporter 1; this translates as MAKQHYATSSLVIGYALCSSLLAIINKYAVTKFNYPGLLTTLQYLTSAAGVWALGKLGFLCHDPFNLETAKKFAPAAIVFYLAIFTNTNLLVHANVDTFIVFRSLTPLLVAIADTTFRKQPCPSKLTFSSLVIILGGAVGYVITDSAFSLTAYSWALAYLVTITAEMVYIKHIVTNLGLNTWGFVLYNNLLSLMISPIFWFLTGEHKSVFSAVESRVEGWFQLDAFVAVALSCLFGLLISFFGFAARKAISATAFTVTGVVNKFLTVAINVTIWDKHASAFGLVSLLFTLAGGVLYQQSVTAKGNIASAQHETASEELKDESDSAEYDEEKQKLISS